One genomic window of Falco peregrinus isolate bFalPer1 chromosome 18, bFalPer1.pri, whole genome shotgun sequence includes the following:
- the LOC101912676 gene encoding gametocyte-specific factor 1-like isoform X2 codes for MAGDGAPRVGVAPATGNRQPPSGGRGRPRGGGGGASAAAPQAPRSAEPCCAMELEDDPDILDPERLIQCPYNKHHQIRACRFPYHLVKCRKSYPEVAKELATCPFNARHLVPQADLSDHMMKCNDKGFIEQDVVNQSFRFQSEQMNAVSTWQAPPCDEDWETESSEQSDSPFIWGTTSSGINSTTTSEQRNCLPARLRAPESFPYAVSWKG; via the exons ATGGCGGGCGACGGAGCCCCCAGAGTCGGCGTTGCCCCGGCAACCGGCAACCGGCAACCGCCCTCCGGCGGGAGGGGccggccccggggagggggcggcggtGCCTCAGCCGCGGCCCCGCAGGCCCCGCGCTCCGCCGAGCCGTGCTGCGCCATGGAGCTGGAGGATGACCCCG ATATTTTGGATCCAGAGAGATTAATACAGTGTCCATATAATAAACATCATCAAATCAGAGCCTGTCGTTTTCCTTATCACCTTGTAAAGTGTAGGAAG AGCTACCCTGAAGTTGCAAAGGAATTGGCCACGTGCCCCTTCAACGCTCGCCATCTAGTTCCTCAAGCTGACCTCAGTGATCACATGATGAAGTGCAATGACAAAGGGTTCATTGAGCAAGATGTAG tGAATCAGTCCTTTAGGTTCCAGAGTGAGCAGATGAATGCTGTGAGCACGTGGCAGGCACCTCCCTGTGATGAAGACTGGGAAACAG AGTCGTCAGAGCAGTCAGATTCTCCTTTTATTTGGGGCACGACCAGCTCTGGCATAAACAG TACCACCACCTCTGAACAAAGGAATTGCTTACCTGCAAGATTACGTGCCCCTGAGTCCTTCCCATATGCTGTGTCATGGAAAGGCT
- the LOC101912676 gene encoding gametocyte-specific factor 1-like isoform X1 — protein MAGDGAPRVGVAPATGNRQPPSGGRGRPRGGGGGASAAAPQAPRSAEPCCAMELEDDPDILDPERLIQCPYNKHHQIRACRFPYHLVKCRKSYPEVAKELATCPFNARHLVPQADLSDHMMKCNDKGFIEQDVVNQSFRFQSEQMNAVSTWQAPPCDEDWETESSEQSDSPFIWGTTSSGINSSSTTTSEQRNCLPARLRAPESFPYAVSWKG, from the exons ATGGCGGGCGACGGAGCCCCCAGAGTCGGCGTTGCCCCGGCAACCGGCAACCGGCAACCGCCCTCCGGCGGGAGGGGccggccccggggagggggcggcggtGCCTCAGCCGCGGCCCCGCAGGCCCCGCGCTCCGCCGAGCCGTGCTGCGCCATGGAGCTGGAGGATGACCCCG ATATTTTGGATCCAGAGAGATTAATACAGTGTCCATATAATAAACATCATCAAATCAGAGCCTGTCGTTTTCCTTATCACCTTGTAAAGTGTAGGAAG AGCTACCCTGAAGTTGCAAAGGAATTGGCCACGTGCCCCTTCAACGCTCGCCATCTAGTTCCTCAAGCTGACCTCAGTGATCACATGATGAAGTGCAATGACAAAGGGTTCATTGAGCAAGATGTAG tGAATCAGTCCTTTAGGTTCCAGAGTGAGCAGATGAATGCTGTGAGCACGTGGCAGGCACCTCCCTGTGATGAAGACTGGGAAACAG AGTCGTCAGAGCAGTCAGATTCTCCTTTTATTTGGGGCACGACCAGCTCTGGCATAAACAG TTCCAGTACCACCACCTCTGAACAAAGGAATTGCTTACCTGCAAGATTACGTGCCCCTGAGTCCTTCCCATATGCTGTGTCATGGAAAGGCT
- the LOC101912853 gene encoding LOW QUALITY PROTEIN: feather beta keratin (The sequence of the model RefSeq protein was modified relative to this genomic sequence to represent the inferred CDS: substituted 1 base at 1 genomic stop codon), translating to MSSIRVSVGKLMPVYSMTAHLRRCWSSIKTSTNTQSFNHFSCLLLLEDQVHLQPXSMSCYSPCMPCRPCGPTPLANSCNEPCVRQCQDSTIVIEPPAVVVTLPGPILSSFPQNTAVGSSTSAAVGSILSSEGVPINSGGFSLSGLGSGICGRRCFPC from the exons ATGTCTTCAATTAGAGTGTCTGTAGGAAAATTAATGCCTGTATATAGCATGACTGCACACCTGAGGCGGTGCTGGAGCAGTATAAAAACCAGCACAAATACCCAGTCTTTCAACCACTTCTCTTGCCTCCTTCTCCTTGAGGATCAG GTGCACCTCCAGCCTTGAAGCATGTCCTGCTACAGCCCGTGCATGCCCTGCCGGCCCTGCGGCCCGACCCCGCTGGCCaacagctgcaacgagccctgtGTCAGGCAGTGCCAGGACTCCACCATCGTCATCGAGCCCCCTGCTGTGGTGGTGAccctgcccggccccatcctcagctccttcccgcaGAACACCGCCGTGGGCTCCTCCACCTCCGCTGCCGttggcagcatcctcagctctGAGGGAGTGCCCATCAACTCCGGGGGCTTCAGCCTCTCTGGCTTGGGCAGCGGCATTTGCGGCAGGAGGTGCTTCCCCTGCTAA